caaagtcgatcattgaactgcggcctagggttaCAACTATGTCACTAAAacccaaaggaaaaaaaaaactctgaaaaatgcCATCACTACCTCCAGCTTTCAGCAAACGACTTGTAAGTTTAAAGCTGAAACGAACCATTTTTAGCAACAGGTGAAAATTGCTTTACCACGTGCTCCTTCTCTCTTTATAGTCATTTCAGCTACTTCACTTCAAACCATCGCCGTTTTGgctgatttttttcatctttgttaaGAATATAGTGACCTATGTTAGAATAATTtgatagttttgtgtttttaattgtcTGTCAGCAGAAAATCACCATAATCAAGAGAAATAATGGTTTTAAAACATCCGTCTTTGTCTGTTTAATCTATACAATATGTTTCACCTGGTGATGGaacaattactgaaataaatgaacttttcaataatattctaaggCAACTAAGAATCACAACATCATCATTGGAGCATGACATGAGTAATCTTTAGTTGAAAATGATAAAGATGTGAAATTTGATAAATATTGTAGTGAAACAAATGCAGGGTTTAGccatttctgggttttttaaaatttcatttccACAAAAGAATGAGACAAAAAGCACCAGTGGTGTTTTATATCTATTTTCTGAGTATTGTATTGGaaactttgtgctttttaaaaacattttgtccacACTTTTTCCATCCTACTTTTgttaacttttttgtttagtttttcctcccttccaaaacctaaaaataaaaaaggtggtTCTTGCAAAGATAAATTTCGAACTGTAAATATTCATGTAAAATCACAAGTTATGTATTATTTGTGGctctaaacaagttttattgAATTAAACGGAGTTCAAATATGGCTCTTTGGAGCGTATAGGCTGCTGTAGACTGTACAGCCTAAACTCTTATATGCTTTAATTTTCCATATTTAGATCAACAGAATGAGTCTGGCCTAATTTTGAACCTTGTTTAAAGAATGAGTCAGTAGAATCTTGGGATGCtactgaatattttacatgtttaaggaatatttattgcaaatttaAAGGCATAAAATCAATCTATTCTTAATTATAATACAGGGTTAAATCACGTAGAGATCCTAATATGTAATATTTCACAAGATTAAGTAAAATTATATGTGAGATTTGACAGATTTGCAGCAGTTTAGAGAAACCTCTAGCTGTGAATGAGAGCAATGAAAGATCAAGGATCAGCCCAGGTGGGATGTACGGTGGAAAAGTTTATTCTGAAGTGACtcagagtgaaaataaatacaacttttcAGGGAGGCGGAAACTTCTGGCGGTCTGTCCTCATCGTTTCTCCAGCACCTTTGGCATTGCTGGGCCAGTGATGATGGGACTGAATGAGGTGGCGGTGGGAAGGGAGGGATCTACCCTCACTTGGTGAGCGGTCACCCCTTCTCCCCCGTTCCTCACCCCATGTGGCGAGAGGCGACGCGCCCCAGGGGGAGAGCAGAGGCCGAGTGATGGGGTCTACAACGAAGAGGCGATGTCCTGAGAGAGCAGGTTTTGAGACgaagtggaaaggaaaacaaaataaacaacaaaatgggTTCGCTTCAACATCCCTTGTACATAGTCCTTGTCTTTCCTTGGTTGGTCTTTGAAACAGCGTTGATGTCCTGAACGCTGCCGGGCGGTCTGTAGGCGAGCTACAGCTTCTTCAGCACTCCTGCTGCCGGCCTCTTACACAGACATGATGTGCTTGACGAaagctgaaggaggaagttcagaTCATTAGCGTCCTGTCACGATAAAAACCAAACCTGGAAGACAGATGGCTTACCCTCGTAGTGCACACTGCCGTTCTCGTCTTCCTGTCCGGCCATGAGGGCATCAATCTCAGTCTCATTCATTTTCTCTCCTGTGGAAGCCCAAGGATCTGTGTCAGCGTCTCAATTTCTACCGCGCTAAGCAAACTGTGCGTGTCTAAATTTACCCAGAGTGGACAGCACAATACGCAGCTCAGCGCCCATGACGGTTCCGTTGCCCTCCTTGTCAAAGACACGCAGACCCTCAACGTAGTCGTCGTAGGTTCCCTTGGGGAGGGTATCAACCTGCTTCAGCATGGGCAGGAAAGCGTCGAAATTCAGCCTCTTGTTGGCCATGTCTGTTGGTTCACATCGCACTCATCTTAGGgaaacacaagacaaacagcTGCCACTTCTCTAGAAGACATCTGGCCTCTTACCATCGGCGCTGGGGTTGCCAAGGATCTTGACAACGTCCTTGTTGGTGGGATTCTGGCCCAGAGCGCGCATGATATCGGCCACCTGGTTGTAGGCCACCTGACTGTCACCAACTCTATCAAAGAGACCAAAAGCCTCCTTGAAGTCTGGGGGAAGGCAAGAAAATCCTTTGAGTTAAACGTTTCAGACTCATCGTTGGGTTTTCTATGACTACAACATTCTTGTAGGCGACAGCTGTGTGAAACCAGGCTGGATTGAGAGATTAAATACTCTGAGCTGCATGCT
The genomic region above belongs to Xiphophorus maculatus strain JP 163 A chromosome 24, X_maculatus-5.0-male, whole genome shotgun sequence and contains:
- the LOC102222004 gene encoding myosin light chain 3, skeletal muscle isoform, producing the protein MTEFTPDQIEDFKEAFGLFDRVGDSQVAYNQVADIMRALGQNPTNKDVVKILGNPSADDMANKRLNFDAFLPMLKQVDTLPKGTYDDYVEGLRVFDKEGNGTVMGAELRIVLSTLGEKMNETEIDALMAGQEDENGSVHYEAFVKHIMSV